Proteins encoded together in one Sander lucioperca isolate FBNREF2018 chromosome 17, SLUC_FBN_1.2, whole genome shotgun sequence window:
- the LOC116053266 gene encoding E3 ubiquitin-protein ligase TRIM21-like: MSLQVCDCDWSKVTTYNELKIHQTGIGCKPKGVRVDKSKRDLQLDVYTPFKTDMASTRPSPSETVSMETHLKCSICMSLFVDPVTTACGHSFCKECLDSNCEYNDRLCPLCKQFLRSIPDVNIVLRSIAEQVKKTQEEDSKYTLAPGEVACDICTGQKLKAKKSCLVCLASYCSTHLENHSSTKRLKGHKLVEPVENLDERACLKHGRPLELYSRKGERCICVLCLEEDQEEVVPIKDEWVKKKAKVESTKAELQEKIVKRKSWVDETNASLQSCKDQLENEWWDIENVFTTVIAVVEEAHAAALKPVQDRMEAVEKEAKDIQLKLEAEINRLEKTISELDDIYALDDHILFLQSYPSLQDPNNLKDSTEVELDTLLSFGTMRKTTTTMLEQIQQKLENLTSIELQRVPKFTVDVKLDPTTAHRRLILSDDGKEVKDEGEDQEVDDAPERYDLFASILGLNRLISGKSYWEVEVSNKTGWDLGVARGDANRKGKLSLNPDNGYWVTVHYEDDKYAALTAPPVRLSLKDKPKKVGVFVDYEEGLVSFYDVTAQSHIYSFTECSFIDEVFPYFSLHVKQDEKNTDPLIICGVKHCD; the protein is encoded by the exons ATGAGCCTCCAGGTTTGTGACTGTGACTGGTCCAAAGTTACGACTTATAATGAATTGAAAATACACCAGACGGGGATAGGATGCAAGCCAAAGGGTGTGAGGGTTGATAAGAGTAAACGGGACCTACAGCTGGATGTTTACACCCCTTTCAAGACT GATATGGCCTCCACTAGACCATCACCCAGTGAGACTGTCTCAATGGAGACACATCTGAAATGCTCTATCTGCATGAGTCTGTTTGTGGATCCTGTCACTACAGCTTGTGGCCACTCCTTTTGTAAGGAATGTTTGGACAGCAATTGCGAGTACAATGACAGGTTGTGCCCCCTATGCAAGCAGTTTCTGAGGAGTATCCCAGATGTGAACATCGTCCTGAGAAGCATTGCCGAACAGGTGaaaaagacccaggaggaagacAGTAAGTACACTCTGGCGCCCGGTGAAGTGGCCTGTGACATTTGCACAGGGCAGAAGCTGAAGGCTAAGAAGTCCTGCCTTGTGTGTCTTGCCTCGTATTGTTCGACCCACCTGGAGAATCATTCTTCAACTAAAAGGTTGAAGGGTCACAAGTTGGTGGAACCTGTGGAGAACCTGGATGAGAGGGCCTGTCTGAAGCATGGACGTCCCTTGGAGCTGTACAGcaggaagggagagagatgcATTTGTGTACTTTGTCTGGAAGAAGATCAGGAGGAGGTTGTTCCTATTAAAGACGAATGGGTCAAAAAGAAG GCAAAGGTTGAAAGCACAAAGGCAGAGTTACAGGAGAAAATTGTGAAGAGAAAATCATGGGTGGATGAGACTAATGCATCTCTTCAGAGCTGCAAG GACCAGCTGGAGAATGAGTGGTGGGATATCGAGAATGTGTTCACAACTGTGATTGCCGTTGTGGAGGAAGCCCATGCAGCAGCTCTTAAGCCAGTACAGGACAGGATGGAGGCGGTGGAGAAAGAGGCAAAAGACATCCAACTGAAGTTGGAAGCTGAGATCAACAGGCTTGAGAAGACCATCTCTGAGCTGGACGATATATATGCGCTTGACGATCACATCCTTTTCCTTCAG AGTTACCCATCTCTTCAAGACCCCAACAACCTCAAAGACTCGACGGAGGTAGAGCTCGACACATTGCTGTCTTTCGGCACCATGAGAAAAACCACAACAACCATGTTGGAACAAATTCAACAGAAACTGGAGAATCTGACCTCCATTG AGCTTCAGAGAGTTCCAAAGTTTACAG TGGATGTAAAGCTGGATCCAACCACGGCGCACCGACGCCTCATTCTTTCTGATGATGGGAAAGAAGTGAAAGATGAAGGGGAGGACCAAGAAGTAGATGATGCTCCAGAGAGGTATGATCTGTTTGCCAGCATCCTGGGGCTCAACAGGTTGATCTCTGGGAAGTCGTACTGGGAGGTGGAGGTCAGCAACAAGACGGGCTGGGACCTGGGTGTGGCTAGAGGCGACGCAAACCGCAAGGGGAAACTCTCGCTGAACCCAGATAACGGTTACTGGGTTACCGTACATTATGAAGATGATAAGTACGCAGCCCTGACAGCACCGCCAGTTCGTCTTTCCCTGAAAGACAAACCTAAGAAAGTTGGGGTGTTCGTGGACTACGAGGAAGGTCTCGTGTCCTTCTACGATGTGACGGCTCAATCTCACATCTACTCCTTTACTGAGTGTTCCTTCATTGACGAGGTCTTCCCATATTTCAGTCTACATGTAAAACAAGATGAGAAAAACACTGATCCTTTGATTATTTGTGGTGTGAAACATTGTGATTAG
- the LOC116053264 gene encoding E3 ubiquitin-protein ligase TRIM21-like, producing the protein MSQTDTNNYSDMSLQVCDCDWSKVTTYNKLKIHQTEIGCKPKGVRVDKSKRDLQLDVYTPFKTDMASTRPSPSETVSMETHLKCSICMSLFVDPVTTACGHSFCKECLDRNCEYNDRLCPLCKQFLRSIPDVNIVLRSIAEQVKKTQEEDSKYTLAPGEVACDICTGQKLKAKKSCLVCLASYCSTHLENHSSTKRLKGHKLVEPVENLDERACLKHGRPLELYSRKGERCICVLCLEEDQEEVVPTEDEWVKKKAKVENTKAELQEKIVKRKSWVDETNASLQSCKDQLEDEWWDIENVFTTVIAIVEEAHAAALKPVQDRMEAVEKEAKDIQLKLEAEINRLEKTISELDDIYALDDHILFLQSYPSLQDPNNLKDSMEVELDTSLSFGTMRKTTTTMLEQIQQKLENLTSIELQRVPKFTVDVKLDPTTAHRRLILSDDGKEVKDEGEDQEVDDAPERYDLFASILGLNRLISGKSYWEVEVSNKTGWDLGVARGDANRKGKLSLNPDNGYWVTVHYEDDKYAALTATPVRLSLKDKPKKVGVFVDYEEGLVSFYDVTAQSHIYSFTECSFNDEVFPYFSPHVKQDEKNTDPLIICGVKHCD; encoded by the exons ATGtctcaaacagacacaaacaactATTCAGACATGAGCCTCCAGGTTTGTGACTGTGACTGGTCCAAAGTTACGACTTATAATAAACTGAAAATACACCAGACGGAGATAGGATGCAAGCCAAAGGGTGTGAGGGTTGATAAGAGTAAACGGGACCTACAGCTGGATGTTTACACCCCTTTCAAGACT GATATGGCCTCCACTAGACCATCACCCAGTGAGACTGTCTCAATGGAGACACATCTGAAATGCTCTATCTGCATGAGTCTGTTTGTGGATCCTGTCACTACAGCTTGTGGCCACTCCTTTTGTAAGGAATGTTTGGACCGCAATTGCGAGTACAATGACAGGTTGTGCCCCCTATGCAAGCAGTTTCTGAGGAGTATCCCAGATGTGAACATCGTCCTGAGAAGCATTGCCGAACAGGTGaaaaagacccaggaggaagacAGTAAGTACACTCTGGCGCCCGGTGAAGTGGCCTGTGACATTTGCACAGGGCAGAAGCTGAAGGCTAAGAAGTCCTGCCTTGTGTGTCTTGCCTCGTATTGTTCGACCCACCTGGAGAATCATTCTTCAACTAAAAGGTTGAAGGGTCACAAGTTGGTGGAACCTGTGGAGAACCTGGATGAGAGGGCCTGTCTGAAGCATGGACGTCCCTTGGAGCTGTACAGcaggaagggagagagatgcATTTGTGTACTTTGTCTGGAAGAAGATCAGGAGGAGGTTGTTCCTACTGAAGACGAATGGGTCAAAAAGAAG GCAAAGGTTGAAAACACAAAGGCAGAGTTACAGGAGAAAATTGTGAAGAGGAAATCATGGGTGGATGAGACTAATGCATCTCTTCAGAGCTGCAAG GACCAGCTAGAGGATGAGTGGTGGGATATCGAGAATGTGTTCACAACTGTGATTGCCATTGTGGAGGAAGCCCATGCAGCAGCTCTTAAGCCAGTACAGGACAGGATGGAGGCGGTGGAGAAAGAGGCAAAAGACATTCAACTCAAGTTGGAAGCTGAGATCAACAGGCTTGAGAAGACCATCTCTGAGCTGGACGATATATATGCGCTTGACGATCACATCCTTTTCCTTCAG AGTTACCCATCTCTTCAAGACCCCAACAACCTCAAAGACTCGATGGAGGTAGAGCTCGACACATCGCTGTCTTTCGGCACCATGAGAAAAACCACAACAACCATGTTGGAACAAATTCAACAGAAACTGGAGAATCTGACCTCCATTG AGCTTCAGAGAGTTCCAAAGTTTACAG TGGATGTAAAGCTGGATCCAACCACGGCGCACCGACGCCTCATTCTTTCTGATGATGGGAAAGAAGTGAAAGATGAAGGGGAGGACCAAGAAGTAGATGATGCTCCGGAGAGGTATGATCTGTTTGCCAGCATCCTGGGGCTCAACAGGTTGATCTCTGGGAAGTCGTACTGGGAGGTGGAGGTCAGCAACAAGACGGGCTGGGACCTGGGTGTGGCTAGAGGCGACGCAAACCGCAAGGGGAAACTCTCGCTGAACCCAGATAACGGTTACTGGGTTACCGTACATTATGAAGATGATAAGTACGCAGCCCTGACAGCAACGCCAGTTCGTCTTTCCCTGAAAGACAAACCTAAGAAAGTTGGGGTGTTCGTGGACTACGAGGAAGGTCTCGTGTCCTTCTACGATGTGACGGCTCAATCTCACATCTACTCCTTTACTGAGTGTTCCTTCAATGACGAAGTCTTCCCATATTTCAGTCCACATGTAAAACAAGATGAGAAAAACACTGATCCTTTGATTATTTGTGGTGTGAAACATTGTGATTAG
- the LOC116053263 gene encoding uncharacterized protein LOC116053263 encodes MSLQVCHCGWSKVTTYHGLITHQGKMGCTSRGVKVEESEQQYMWGHIELTNNQKDFELDLYTSIETDYYSDKSLQICQCGWSKVTTYQGLRTHQGMMGCTPKGVKVEANEQQYMWGHVGLTDNQKDFRLDVDTSIKTDTTDYYSGMSLQVCHCGWSKVTTYQGLRIHQGKMGCTPKKTRSPKTEECDWNNQGEEVGQRKHQPAKRTTVKKENAPLRPSTNSRTISAEKTIKVENKSSFATPQHSSQRATHPKAGHQLQGSSTHPQRTDSRAMTGYWSHTDSATAAAFKEEPKTPTLPRSSQRATNSMAGHQMQDSSTHPQVNGSDREHPTPTYPVTVVRPKKKDRKDQTLSQKSDHREMAGNWSINSCTDSAPAATIKEEPKSPLAIPQQSFHTASNSKLQDFSTGVQVNRSVGERPTVPRITVVPPKERDHTLSQVKSLVRERPTTTDPATVVRPKGRGSNIGTAFTTPQRSFQTGTNSKAGHQLQDFSTGVQLNRSVGECPRSSPLATVGQPKEKDRKDHSLSQARQEGFQSELQWKIQMKKENNCEIRPAERACESAPDSKCSNIQPISAAAEATKKKDPESLCETAQPDFSTGMKLKELARMFSVTTTQETAVRPKKKHREEQKLSQVKLLAQKLSAATTAQITEVQPKEKEREDPKLPQNVPDTRSATTQMNAASGEATTEDPKIDSSTGTKLALSVKELARMFSATSEETAVQLKGKHREEKLSQVRPSVKHVTEVNLFAQKLSATTAQETAGHPKEKDMEVQNLPQVRPDRNAADTAVKDKIQTREQKVAQGRSSVKARKGSSEAKRLEITSVFSEVVRVAENAKQKSLDLSLSTLRTTTSTMMEQIQQNLDKLSAIELKWISKFAVDVKLDPTTTHRCLVSVDGKKVSSGGENQDAPGSFGSVLGLNRLTSGKSYWEVVVSNKTGWNLGVARGGANREGKLALKPDNGYWVAEHYENKYAALTATPVCLSLKEKPQKVGVFVDYEESLVSFYDVTAQSHIYSFTECWFTGEIYPYFSLHLKGDGQSANSLIISTVKHQ; translated from the exons ATGAGCCTCCAGGTTTGTCACTGCGGCTGGTCCAAAGTAACAACCTACCACGGCCTGATAACCCACCAGGGGAAGATGGGATGCACATCGAGGGGTGTGAAGGTGGAAGAGAGTGAACAGCAGTACATGTGGGGACATATTGAACTCACAAACAATCAAAAGGACTTTGAGCTGGATCTCTACACTTCTATCGAGACTG actACTATTCAGACAAGAGCCTCCAGATTTGTCAATGCGGCTGGTCCAAAGTTACGACTTACCAGGGCCTGAGAACCCACCAAGGCATGATGGGATGCACGCCAAAGGGTGTGAAGGTTGAAGCGAATGAACAGCAGTACATGTGGGGTCATGTGGGACTCACAGACAATCAAAAAGACTTCAGGCTGGATGTCGACACTTCTATCAAGACTG ACACAACAGACTACTATTCAGGCATGAGCCTCCAGGTTTGTCACTGTGGCTGGTCCAAAGTTACGACTTACCAAGGCCTGAGAATCCACCAGGGGAAGATGGGATGCACGCCGAAGAAAACGAGGAGCCCAAAGACAGAGGAGTGCGACTGGAACAATCAGGGGGAAGAAGTGGGTCAAAGGAAACATCAGCCAGCTAAGAGAACAACTGTCAAGAAGGAG AATGCGCCGTTGCGGCCAAGCACCAACAGCCGTACCATCTCTGCAGAAAAAACGATCAAGGTGGAAAACAAATCAT CTTTTGCAACTCCACAACACTCTTCCCAAAGAGCCACACACCCAAAGGCAGGCCATCAGCTGCAGGGTTCCTCCACCCATCCACAG AGAACAGATAGTAGAGCCATGACAGGATATTGGAGCCATACTGACTCTGCAACAGCAGCCGCATTTAAGGAGGAGCCCAAAACAC CGACTCTACCACGCTCTTCCCAAAGAGCCACAAACTCAATGGCAGGCCATCAGATGCAGGATTCCTCCACCCATCCACAA GTGAATGGATCAGACAGGGAGCATCCAACACCAACTTACCCGGTGACAGTGGTCAGACCTAAGAAGAAAGACAGGAAGGACCAAACATTATCACAG aAATCAGACCATAGAGAGATGGCAGGGAATTGGAGCATCAACAGTTGTACTGACTCTGCACCAGCAGCCACAATCAAGGAGGAGCCCAAGTCAC CTTTAGCAATTCCACAGCAGTCTTTCCATACAGCCTCAAACTCAAAGCTGCAGGATTTCTCCACTGGTGTGCAG gtCAATAGATCGGTCGGGGAGCGTCCAACTGTCCCCCGGATAACAGTAGTCCCACCTAAGGAGAGAGATCACACATTATCACAG GTGAAGAGTTTGGTCAGAGAGCGTCCAACCACCACAGACCCAGCAACAGTAGTCCGACCTAAAGGGAGAGGATCCAACATTGGCACAG CTTTTACAACTCCACAACGGTCTTTCCAAACAGGGACAAACTCAAAAGCAGGCCATCAGCTGCAGGATTTCTCCACTGGTGTGCAG ctgaatAGATCAGTAGGGGAGTGTCCAAGATCTTCACCTCTGGCCACAGTAGGGCAGCCTAAGGAGAAGGACAGGAAGGATCACTCACTGTCAC aGGCAAGGCAAGAGGGATTTCAATCTGAATTACAGTGGAAAATTcagatgaaaaaagaaaataattgtgaAATCCGCCCAGCAGAGAGAGCCTGCGAG AGTGCCCCAGATTCAAAATGTTCCAACATCCAACCGATTTCTGCAGCAGCGGAGGCCACGAAAAAGAAGGACCCCGAATCAT TGTGTGAGACTGCACAGCCTGATTTCTCCACTGGCATGAAG TTGAAGGAACTGGCCCGGATGTTTTCAGTCACCACAACCCAGGAAACAGCAGTCCGACCAAAgaagaaacacagagaggaacAGAAACTGTCACAG GTGAAGCTATTAGCTCAGAAGCTTTCAGCAGCCACCACAGCCCAGATAACAGAAGTCCAGCCaaaggagaaagaaagggaggaTCCAAAACTACCACAG AATGTACCAGATACCAGAAGTGCCACCACCCAAATGAATGCTGCATCAGGAGAAGCCACAACTGAGGATCCTAAAATAGATTCATCCACTGGCACAAAG CTTGCATTGAGTGTGAAGGAACTGGCCCGGATGTTTTCAGCTACAAGTGAGGAAACAGCAGTCCAACTAAAggggaaacacagagaggaaaaaCTGTCACAGGTTAGACCCTCTGTAAAACACGTCACTGAG GTGAATCTATTTGCTCAGAAGCTTTCAGCTACCACAGCCCAGGAGACAGCAGGCCACCCAAAGGAGAAAGACATGGAGGTCCAAAATCTACCACAG GTAAGGCCAGACAGAAATGCAGCTGACACAGCTGTAAAGGACAAAATCCAGACGAGAGAACAAAAGGTGGCTCAAGGCAGATCATCTGTAAAAGCCCGTAAG GGCAGCTCAGAAGCTAAGCGGCTGGAGATCACAAGTGTCTTCTCAGAAGTGGTGAGAGTTGCAGAGAATGCTAAGCAGAAGTCCCTTGACCTTTCATTGTCCACTCTGAGAACTACAACATCAACCATGATGGAACAAATTCAACAGAATCTGGATAAACTCTCCGCTATTG AACTTAAATGGATTTCTAAGTTTGCAG TGGATGTAAAGCTGGATCCAACCACCACACACAGATGCCTTGTTTCTGTTGATGGGAAGAAAGTGAGTAGCGGAGGAGAGAACCAGGATGCTCCGGGGAGCTTTGGCAGCGTCCTGGGCCTCAACAGGTTGACCTCTGGGAAGTCGTACTGGGAGGTTGTTGTCAGCAACAAGACCGGATGGAATCTGGGCGTGGCGAGAGGCGGTGCAAACCGAGAGGGGAAACTCGCACTGAAACCAGACAACGGTTACTGGGTCGCCGAACATTATGAAAACAAGTACGCAGCCCTGACAGCTACACCAGTTTGTCTTTCCCTGAAAGAGAAACCACAAAAGGTGGGAGTGTTTGTGGATTACGAGGAAAGTCTCGTGTCCTTCTACGATGTGACGGCTCAGTCTCACATCTACTCCTTTACTGAGTGTTGGTTCACTGGAGAGATCTACCCCTATTTCAGTTTGCACCTTAAAGGAGACGGTCAAAGTGCTAACTCTCTGATTATCTCAACTGTAAAACACCAGTAA